The Elaeis guineensis isolate ETL-2024a chromosome 14, EG11, whole genome shotgun sequence genome has a segment encoding these proteins:
- the LOC105057575 gene encoding uncharacterized protein — MASTDTDAEADAAAEDCQQLDLFPRHPEHLLFQDRDPPVACLLDDDGGDEGPTLTALLGGAASTGEGSSPAASRVWDGDGDGLARRALRGRERWVYCCSSAASSSSPDELASSSAGVDPWCGAPQALSLKLDYEEVLTAWSDRGSLYIDGDGPQVVPDLYHTTSPVLVEVGSTGWTVPESELEVGNREARVMRYKEKRRSRLFSKRIRYEVRKLNAEKRPRSKGRFVRRKDVE; from the exons ATGGCCTCCACGGACACCGACGCCGAAGCCGACGCCGCAGCGGAGGATTGCCAGCAGCTGGACCTCTTCCCCCGCCACCCGGAGCACCTTCTCTTCCAGGACAGGGACCCCCCGGTCGCCTGCCTCCTCGATGACGACGGCGGCGACGAGGGCCCCACTCTCACCGCCCTCCTCGGCGGCGCCGCATCCACAGGAGAAGGATCGTCGCCAGCGGCATCGCGGGTGTGGGACGGCGATGGGGACGGGCTTGCCCGGAGGGCGCTCCGCGGGCGGGAGCGGTGGGTGTACTGCTGCTCCTCCGCCGCCTCGTCGTCGTCGCCGGATGAGCTGGCCAGCAGCAGCGCCGGCGTGGACCCGTGGTGCGGTGCGCCGCAGGCGCTTTCGCTTAAGCTGGATTACGAGGAGGTCCTCACCGCCTGGTCCGATCGGGGGTCCCTCTACATCGACGGCGATGGCCCGCAAGTTGTTCCTGATCTCTACCATACCACCTCCCCG GTGTTGGTGGAGGTGGGGAGTACGGGATGGACGGTGCCAGAGAGCGAGCTGGAGGTAGGGAACAGGGAAGCGAGGGTGATGAGGTACAAGGAGAAGAGGCGGAGCCGGCTCTTCTCCAAGCGGATCCGCTACGAGGTGCGGAAGCTCAACGCCGAGAAGCGTCCTCGGTCGAAG